GCAGGTTTATCCATCACGACGATGTCGCCCTCCGACAGGGTCGGGACCAGCACCTGCTCGACATAGGCGTGGAACACGCTGCCGTTCATCGCATCGTCGTAGACGGAGGGCGCTGTCATTCCGATCAGCGGCAACGCGCCGCTGAAGGTGGTTGTCTTCAAATGGCCGTGCGGCCCGCCCGCCCGGCACGTGCGCCGCGCGGTGACCGTCCACACAGGGTCATCTTCGTCGACAGGTCGGTCTCGTGGATGAAGACCAGCTTGGCCGGATCGAGATCTAGTTGACCAGCGAACCAATCGCGGCGGCGCTTCAGGATGTCGGGACGCTCCTGCTCCAGTGCATGTGCGGTCTTTCTTTGAATGTCCAGCCGTTCCCATCAAGCCAGTCGCTCAAGGCGCGAGCCGCGTCGGCATCCTTGTTGTCGGGGTGCCAACTCTCCGATCCTCGCCCGGGCGATCCAGCCGATCGCGCTCGATACCCGATGCCGAAACGTGTTGCCGCCTGACTTACTCGTCTGCAGCCTTAAAGACACGCAACCGCAAATACTCGCCGAACGCTCTCGCCATTATCAACCTCCGCCAAAGCGGATGTTGAATCAGAGGCTGGATCTGGCATTACATCATAATCGATTCATCGATGCCCGGACGTGCTCTAGGCCGGGGTCAGAACAAGAGCTGTTCAAAATCGTACGTTAAGGTCGAACGGAGCGTGAACAGAGTTTGCATGTGTCTCTCGATTTGCGGGTCGTAATTCATGATCCCAGTGGAAAACCATAGCAGCACGACGGCTGCTGTTTCCACATCCAGCCTGCTCGGCAACACTCGGCCGCACTTGTTGTGCGAGGAGTTGAGCGGTGGCCAGGCGCAAGATTCTCAAAGCTCAGGATCGATGGGATCTGTTCGCCATTCCGGCTGATGAAGACAGCCTGATCCGACACTATTCCTTGTCGGCGGCTGATCGCCTCGAGATTGAGCTGCGCAGGCGCGAGCACAATAAGCTTGGCTTCGCTGTTCAGCTTTGCGTGATGCGACATCGGGGCCGGGTGCTGGCGGCAGGCGAAACTCCGCCCCGAGCGATGCTAAAATATGTCGCCGACCAGATCGGCGCCGTTCCCACTGTGTTCACAACCTATGCCCGCCGGGAAGAGACGCGCCGCGATCACATTGCGCGCCTGATGATCTATCTCGGCGTCAGAAGCGCGACAGCTCGGGATCGTCGCGCCGCGCTGTTGTCGGCAATAGAGGCGGCCGCCATGTCCGACAGCGGCGCTTCGATCGTGAATGCGATTGTCGCCATGCTGCGAGAACGCGGAGCCCTCTTGCCCGCGGCGGAGATCATCGAGCGAATGGGGCTGGCAGCCCGCGCCATAGCGCGGCGCCGGGTGGAGGGGGCGCTGATCGAAGGGCTGCCACCTGAGAAGCTGCAGGCGCTCGACAAGCTGCTCGAGGTTGATGCGGCGATCGGTCAGACCCGCTTCCATTGGTTGCGCTCTGTGCCAGAAGCGCCCGCGGCTTCAAATCTGGTTGGGCTAACCGAACGGATTGCGTTCCTGCGCACGCTCGGGATCGATTCCGGTTTGCGGGTGCGCGTTGCTTCCGGGCGGTGGGACCAGATCGTTCGCGAGGGCAATGCCACGCCCGCGTGGCTGGCCGGCGACTTCAATGCGAGCCGTCGTCACGCCCTGATCGTCGCGCAGGTGATCAGGCTCGGCGAGAAGCTGACCGATGATGCCGTGACGATGTTCATCAAGCTTATCGGGCGGCTGTTCTCCCAAGCCAACAGCCGCAAGAAGCGGCGGCACATGGATAATAGGCCAGACACCTCCAAGGCGCTGCGCATGTTCCTCGATACGATATCTGCGCTACAGTCGGCCAACGACTTTGGGCAGGACGCACTCGAGGTGCTCGACCAGAAGGTCGGTTGGCACCGGCTGCTTCGGATGAAGCCGGAGCTTGCAGCCATGGTCAAGGACAGCGAGGCATCTCCCTTGGTTCTGGCGGCCGAGCAGTATAGTGGCGTCCTCAAATACGCGACGGCGTTCCTGACAACGTTTACGTTCCGTTCAGCGCGCCGTCACGATTCCCTGCTCACAGCCGTTGCGATGCTCCGAAGGCTTCATTGGGAGGGACGGCGTGCACTGCCCGAGCGTGTTCCGACCAGCCATCTCAGCCCCACCGACCGGAAGCTGATCTTTGTGCAGCATAAGCCCGATCGCCGGCTCTATGAGGTAGCCACGTTCGCTGCATTGCGCGAGCGGCTTCGCTCGGCGGATATCTGGGTAGAAGGCAGCCGCTCTTTCCGTCCGATCGATGAGCATCTCATGCCTCGATCTACGTTCACCACGATGAAGGAAGATGATCGGCTTGGCCTTGGTGTGGGAAGTGACGGCGCCGCCTGGCTGAACGAAATAAAGCAGATGCTGGACCTTAATCTGAAGCGCCTGGCCTGTCGCGCTCGCGCAGGCAAACTCGAGGGTGTTCGTCTCGAAACCGGAACGCTTATCGTCACACCGACCACCGGCGACGTTCCTGAGGCAGCCGAAGAACTGAACGCAGAGATCAGCGAGATGTATCCGCTGGTCGAAGTTCCCGATCTCCTGAGGGACGTACATGACTGGACGGGCTTTGCCGATCACTTCACACATGTGCGCACGGGCGACGAGCCACGGAACGTCTCTGCCATGCTGGCCGGCGTTCTTGCGGATGCGACCAATCTCGGTCCGAAGCGGATGGCCGGCGCATCCAAGGGCATCAGCGCCCATCAGATCGGCTGGATGCGCACCTTCCATGCTCGATCAGAAACCTATCGCGCTGCTCAGGCCTGCATCACCGACGCACATACTGGTCACCCGCATTCCCGCCTCTGGGGCAACGGAACAACTGCGTCGTCCGACGGACAGTTCTTCCGTGCGAGCGACCGAGCGGCAAAACGCGGTGACGTCAATCTGCACTACGGCAGCGAACCGGGATCGAAGTTCTACAGCCACCTGTCGGACCAATACGGCTATTTCAGTATCTTGCCCATCAGCCCGACTGAAAGCGAAGCGGCCTATGTGCTCGATGGCCTGTTTGACCAGGATACGGTCCTGGATATCCAAGAGCATTTTACTGACACTGGCGGCGCGAGCGATCATGTCTTCGGATTGTTTGCCCTGATCGGCAAACGTTTCGCACCTCGATTGCGCAACCTGAAGGATCGAAAGTTCCACACATTCGAAAAAGGCGATGCCTACCCGGCGCTGACGAACCACATCGGCGCGCCGATCAACACCGCGTTGATCCTTGACCATTGGGATGACCTGCTGCATCTGGCGGCATCGATCGCGACGCGCGCCGTCGTCCCCTCAACCATTCTCAAGAAGCTCGCAGCGTCTCCGAGGGAAAGCCAGTTGGCCAAGGCGCTGCGGGAACTCGGACGGATCGAGCGATCACTGTTCATGATCGAATGGTACTCGAGCCCAGCCTTGCGCCGGCGATGCCAAGCAGGCCTTAACAAGGGCGAGGCAGCGCACAAGCTCAAACGCGCGGTGTTCTTTCACGAGCGCGGAGAAATCCGTGACCGGTCATTCGAGAGCCAGGCATTCCGCGCGTCTGGCCTCAATCTCGTCGTCAGCGCTATCGTCCATTGGAACACGGTCTATCTTGACCGCGCTGCCACGCACCTGCGCATGGCGGGTCGGACTATCCCGAATGACCTGCTCAAACACGTCTCGCCGCTTAGTTGGGAACATATCAACCTCACAGGCATCTACACGTGGGATTCTGAACACCAGATGCCTGAAGGCTTCAGATCGCTTCGTTTGCCAGCACCAATCCGGCTGGCGGCATGATGTTCATGCTCCGTTCGACCTTAGCGTACGATTTTGCACAACTCATGTTCTGACCCCTTCTTTCCCCCGCGCGCCTTCGAAACCTCCTCGACCAGGCGCTCTTCCAGTTCCTCATGGAGCTCGATGGCACCGGTGAAGGGGATGTGCCCGACGCGGAGTCCGTTCGCGACCAGGCGCCGCGACACGAGCAGGCAGCGGTGGCATTGAAGAGGGTCGCGCTCGGAGCACACGAGAACAGGCCGGCCTTGTTGAGCAAGCTCCGTCACGCGCTCGATGCCGCGGCCGAATTCGGCTGTCTCAGCCATGAGCGGATAGCTCGCAACGCCATCGATCACGAGCTCTTCTCGCGAGGGGCGCCCTCCGAGGAAGCGCCCGGCCCAGCGATACCCAAGCCCGGCTCGGGGGGCAGAGACGGTGAGTGCGCTCTGCTCGAACTGGGGGTTCCAGCGAGAGACGGGGTTCGTCCGCACGTCGACGAGCTCGGTGCCGCCGGCTCCGCGAATGTTATCGAAGAAGACCTCGATCGGATGGTTCGAATGACCGATCGTGAGAATGTCGTAGGCCGCCATGGTCGCTCCATCAAGGATTGCCGGAAGCATCCTTGAAAAACACGCAAGATGCCAAGGGCGGAGGGGGCAAAGCCGGTGGACGGTGGTCGGTTTCGTCTCCGCAGGATAGCGTCCAGAGCTCAGGAGACCGTCGTGCGCAAAGAAACTCACAGACTGCCGCTGCCTCACCTGCAATCGGTGATCCGGAAGGGCCATCGGAACGCCGAGAGCGTGATCGCGACCGATCTTTACCCGGTCGAGCTGATCACTGTGAGCGCGGATGAGGCTCCGATCTATCTCTCGATCGCGCCTCCGTCGCAGCCTGAGACCTTCAGAGTATGGGATAACCGCACCTGGCGTGCCGTTACCTCGCGCCGGCAGCCTGTTGCGATCGCCGATTTCGGCCGCGCGATCCTTCACGAGCTCAGCGAAAATCGCGCCTCGCTGCAGGGTGCGAACGTGCTCAGGGCGCAATCCACCTTTGCCCCTGAATGCCCCTTCTCGACCAAGCCGCTGCGCACCAGTGTGGCTCGCGCGCGAACCGGGGGGAGCTCGACCATGATGCCTACCCAGACGGGAGGAATTCGAGAGTTTCTTGAGCGATCGGAGGACGACCGGGCCGCGGTACGAGATGATCTTCAGGCGCACACGCTGATCGTCGCCGGCGAGGTCTATCGCGCAGCGCGCGAACCGTTTCTCCACCTCGATCAGTTCGGCGTCACCAAACTCGCCACCCCCACCTCGGAGGACACTGAACGCTACGGGCGCATCCTCTCGGTTGGAACCCCCGCAATCGACCCGATCTTCGCGTTTTCTCCGAGCAAATTCGATCAGATCGCTCATCTGAAAGCTCATCTCGAAGCCGTGCCGGAATTCGGCCGCTTCGCCCAGCGCGAAACCAAGCAGCCGGCCTACCATCTCAACATTGAGAATTTTCCCGACGGCCCATACGGATCCGAAGACAGGTGGTGGCTGTTGGCCAGAGCGCGCGGCCTTCAACAGCTTGCGGCCGACGTCATCGGAACTCTGACGGATTCCGCATTGCACGCGTTCATGGACTATCGCGCAAGGTTGCGTGCGCACCCCTCCGACCTCACCGCCGCCGCAGCAGGGATGACCGCCCGGGACGAGGAGGAAATC
The window above is part of the Hyphomicrobiales bacterium genome. Proteins encoded here:
- a CDS encoding hypothetical protein (Evidence 5 : Unknown function), whose product is MWTVTARRTCRAGGPHGHLKTTTFSGALPLIGMTAPSVYDDAMNGSVFHAYVEQVLVPTLSEGDIVVMDKPACPQGRRDSRRD
- a CDS encoding transposase: MARRKILKAQDRWDLFAIPADEDSLIRHYSLSAADRLEIELRRREHNKLGFAVQLCVMRHRGRVLAAGETPPRAMLKYVADQIGAVPTVFTTYARREETRRDHIARLMIYLGVRSATARDRRAALLSAIEAAAMSDSGASIVNAIVAMLRERGALLPAAEIIERMGLAARAIARRRVEGALIEGLPPEKLQALDKLLEVDAAIGQTRFHWLRSVPEAPAASNLVGLTERIAFLRTLGIDSGLRVRVASGRWDQIVREGNATPAWLAGDFNASRRHALIVAQVIRLGEKLTDDAVTMFIKLIGRLFSQANSRKKRRHMDNRPDTSKALRMFLDTISALQSANDFGQDALEVLDQKVGWHRLLRMKPELAAMVKDSEASPLVLAAEQYSGVLKYATAFLTTFTFRSARRHDSLLTAVAMLRRLHWEGRRALPERVPTSHLSPTDRKLIFVQHKPDRRLYEVATFAALRERLRSADIWVEGSRSFRPIDEHLMPRSTFTTMKEDDRLGLGVGSDGAAWLNEIKQMLDLNLKRLACRARAGKLEGVRLETGTLIVTPTTGDVPEAAEELNAEISEMYPLVEVPDLLRDVHDWTGFADHFTHVRTGDEPRNVSAMLAGVLADATNLGPKRMAGASKGISAHQIGWMRTFHARSETYRAAQACITDAHTGHPHSRLWGNGTTASSDGQFFRASDRAAKRGDVNLHYGSEPGSKFYSHLSDQYGYFSILPISPTESEAAYVLDGLFDQDTVLDIQEHFTDTGGASDHVFGLFALIGKRFAPRLRNLKDRKFHTFEKGDAYPALTNHIGAPINTALILDHWDDLLHLAASIATRAVVPSTILKKLAASPRESQLAKALRELGRIERSLFMIEWYSSPALRRRCQAGLNKGEAAHKLKRAVFFHERGEIRDRSFESQAFRASGLNLVVSAIVHWNTVYLDRAATHLRMAGRTIPNDLLKHVSPLSWEHINLTGIYTWDSEHQMPEGFRSLRLPAPIRLAA
- a CDS encoding conserved hypothetical protein (Evidence 4 : Unknown function but conserved in other organisms): MAAYDILTIGHSNHPIEVFFDNIRGAGGTELVDVRTNPVSRWNPQFEQSALTVSAPRAGLGYRWAGRFLGGRPSREELVIDGVASYPLMAETAEFGRGIERVTELAQQGRPVLVCSERDPLQCHRCLLVSRRLVANGLRVGHIPFTGAIELHEELEERLVEEVSKARGGKKGSEHELCKIVR
- a CDS encoding conserved hypothetical protein (Evidence 4 : Unknown function but conserved in other organisms), yielding MRKETHRLPLPHLQSVIRKGHRNAESVIATDLYPVELITVSADEAPIYLSIAPPSQPETFRVWDNRTWRAVTSRRQPVAIADFGRAILHELSENRASLQGANVLRAQSTFAPECPFSTKPLRTSVARARTGGSSTMMPTQTGGIREFLERSEDDRAAVRDDLQAHTLIVAGEVYRAAREPFLHLDQFGVTKLATPTSEDTERYGRILSVGTPAIDPIFAFSPSKFDQIAHLKAHLEAVPEFGRFAQRETKQPAYHLNIENFPDGPYGSEDRWWLLARARGLQQLAADVIGTLTDSALHAFMDYRARLRAHPSDLTAAAAGMTARDEEEISAAIVALSAALLEEPDLGLSNRGPMLRNALLASKAREEMFGPLVPSDLSLLSL